The genomic segment CGGTGATCTCGCCGAGCTCTTCGACGATTCCGGTGAACACTTGAACGGCCTCCTGTTGTTTCTCGCCTCAGCGCCCGGCGGCCCGGGCGGCCTGCTCGCGCAGGGCGGCCACGGCCTTGCCGGGGTCCCCGGCGCCGTAGACCGCGGAGCCCGCGACGAAGCAGTCGACCCCCGCCTCCGCGGCCTGTTCGATGGTGTCGGCGTTGATCCCGCCGTCGATCTCCACGAGCAGCTTGAGGTGCCCGGTGTCGACCAGGCGGCGCGCGGTGCGCACCTTCTCCAGCACGTCGGCGATGAAGGATTGCCCGCCGAAGCCCGGTTCAACCGACATGACCAGCAGCGTGTCGTAGTGCTTGAGCGTGTCGAGGTGGTCCTCGAGCGGCGTGCCGGGCTTGATCGACAGGCCCGCCTTCGCCCCGGCCGCCCGCAGGTCCTTGGCCAGCTTCACCGGATCGCCCGCGGCCTCGGCGTGCACGGTCACGTTGTGCGCGCCGGCCTCGGCGTACCCGATCGCCCAGCGGTCGGGGTCCTCGATCATCAGGTGGCAGTCCAGCGGCAGGTCGGTGTGCTTGAGCAGCGACTGCACCACGGGCAGGCCCAGGGTCAGGTTCGGGACGAAGTGCGCGTCCATCACGTCGACGTGCACCCAGTCGGCCCGGGTCTCGCCGTGCCCGGCCACGGCTTCGATCTCCGCGCCGAGCCGGGCGAAGTCGGCGGAGAGGATGCTGGGTGCGATCAAGGGTCGATGTGCCACGACCCGCAGTCTAGGAGGTCGTGCCCTGGCGTCCGTCTCGCATGCTGCGATGCTCACGTCACGGGTGGGACACGCCCGGTCAGGGCCGGAGGACGACCTTGCCGACGGTCCGGCGGTGCTCCAGTTCCGTGTGCGCCCGCGCGGCTTCGGCCAGCGGGATCGGCTCGTTGACCAGTGGCACGATCCGGCCGGCCGCGACCTCGGCGAGCGCCTGGTCCTCCAGGGCGCGCATCGCGCCGGGCGTGCGCATGATCCGCTGGCCGATCGGCACCGAGACAGTCAGCCCGCGGCCGTAGAAGTCCATTGCGGACAACTCCAGTGGCTCGCCGGCCGACCAGCCGAACATGACCAGCCTGCCGCCCACGCCGAGCAGTCCCAGCGCCTCACGACCCTGGCCGCCGCCGACGCCGTCCAGCACCACGGTCACTTCACGGTCGCCGAGCGCTTCCCGGACCCGCGCCGCCCAGCCGTCCTCGCTGTAGTCGAAGACCAGGTCGGCGCCGAGTTCGCGGACGATCGCCAGCT from the Amycolatopsis magusensis genome contains:
- the rpe gene encoding ribulose-phosphate 3-epimerase, which encodes MIAPSILSADFARLGAEIEAVAGHGETRADWVHVDVMDAHFVPNLTLGLPVVQSLLKHTDLPLDCHLMIEDPDRWAIGYAEAGAHNVTVHAEAAGDPVKLAKDLRAAGAKAGLSIKPGTPLEDHLDTLKHYDTLLVMSVEPGFGGQSFIADVLEKVRTARRLVDTGHLKLLVEIDGGINADTIEQAAEAGVDCFVAGSAVYGAGDPGKAVAALREQAARAAGR